The Lactobacillus sp. CBA3605 genome contains a region encoding:
- a CDS encoding MerR family transcriptional regulator — MTVDTIRYYDKAGLLPFVKRDTAGRRQFTANDLHLMQTIMCLKNAGVSVADIATFVQLRLAGDQTLDERYALLTTHEQTLKTKISDLQETLAYLQFKKWYYETAVVAHTETIHFTPGTNAVQPDLAQKYAQYLEATKQFAELALFSEVVHLPIN, encoded by the coding sequence GTGACGGTCGATACCATTCGTTATTATGATAAGGCTGGTTTACTCCCATTCGTCAAACGGGATACCGCCGGACGACGACAATTCACTGCGAATGATCTGCATCTGATGCAAACGATCATGTGTTTGAAAAATGCCGGGGTGTCAGTTGCGGATATTGCAACTTTTGTGCAGTTACGCCTAGCTGGTGATCAGACGCTGGATGAACGTTATGCCTTATTGACGACGCATGAGCAGACCTTGAAAACCAAAATTTCAGATTTACAGGAAACTTTGGCTTATCTTCAATTTAAAAAATGGTATTATGAAACAGCCGTGGTAGCTCACACTGAAACGATTCATTTTACACCGGGAACTAATGCGGTTCAGCCAGATTTAGCTCAGAAGTATGCACAATATTTAGAAGCGACTAAGCAATTCGCTGAACTGGCACTATTCAGCGAGGTTGTTCATTTACCCATAAACTAA